Proteins co-encoded in one Fusarium fujikuroi IMI 58289 draft genome, chromosome FFUJ_chr06 genomic window:
- a CDS encoding related to Amid-like NADH oxidoreductase yields MTAGLKNVIVIGGSYVGLAAVKELATLLPVTHRVLLIEPHSHFHHLFAFPRFAIVPDHEHKAFIPYTGFFSSLPNAPNHTIVRARAVSLQKNQLTLDRPWQGSTEIPFEYAVVTTGTRLQAPSNMQHDDKKPSVEYFKSYQQGIKNAKSIVIVGGGAVGIQMATDLGEVYPEKKVTLVHSRDRLMQLYHEKMDAILRDRLQELGVDVITGTRAVIPAKGFPTNGSTFELELKDGRKIQTDLVIPATGQTPNNQFLKDLQPTSGYEIINPANGFIRVAPTLQFAEPEYSNLYACGDIADSGAHKAARPGAGQAQVVAQNIAAMVNGGRPEQNVTVDPPAIHLSLGLKKNIVLRNPGKGQTEPTIIWRDDGSRDMNIEGVWERRGQRVTRQDDYHL; encoded by the exons ATGACTGCAGGTTTGAAGAACGTTATTGTCATTGGCGGCTCGTATGTTGGGCTT GCTGCTGTGAAGGAACTAGCTACGCTTCTACCAGTTACTCACCGT GTACTGTTAATAGAGCCTCACAGCCATTTCCATCATCTCTTCGCATTT CCCCGATTCGCCATCGTGCCGGACCACGAACACAAAGCCTTCATTCCCTACAccggcttcttctcttccctcccCAATGCCCCCAACCACACCATCGTCCGCGCCCGCGCAGTATCCCTGCAAAAGAACCAACTCACCCTCGACAGACCATGGCAGGGCTCAACAGAAATCCCCTTCGAATATGCAGTTGTGACGACGGGAACGCGACTACAGGCACCTAGTAACATGCAGCACGACGATAAGAAGCCTTCTGTTGAGTACTTCAAGTCTTACCAGCAGGGCATCAAGAATGCAAAGTCTATTGTGATTGTTGGCGGTGGTGCGGTTGGTATTCAGATGGCGACGGATTTGGGGGAGGTTTATCCAGAGAAGAAGGTGACGCTGGTTCATTCCAGGGATAGGCTCATGCAGCTTTATcatgagaagatggatgcTATTCTGAGGGATAGATTGCaagagcttggtgttga TGTTATCACCGGCACACGAGCTGTGATCCCAGCGAAGGGTTTCCCAACAAATGGATCGACATTCGAACTAGAACTCAAAGACGGAAGAAAAATACAGACAGATCTCGTCATTCCGGCAACAGGACAAACGCCGAATAACCAGTTCCTTAAGGATCTCCAGCCCACGTCTGGATACGAGATAATCAACCCTGCTAACGGCTTCATCCGAGTTGCACCAACACTACAATTTGCTGAACCCGAGTACTCGAACCTGTATGCATGCGGTGACATCGCCGACAGCGGTGCTCACAAGGCTGCGAGACCAGGAGCTGGACAAGCACAAGTTGTAGCGCAGAATATCGCTGCTATGGTGAACGGTGGCCGACCTGAGCAGAACGTCACGGTTGATCCTCCTGCCATTCACCTGTCTCTAGGATTG AAAAAGAACATTGTGCTTAGAAATCCTGGAAAGGGCCAGACTGAACCTACGATCATCTGGAGAGACGA TGGATCGAGGGATATGAACATTGAGGGTGTCTGGGAGAGGAGGGGGCAGAGGGTCACGCGACAGGATGACTACCATCTTTGA
- a CDS encoding related to acetyltransferase, GNAT family, with translation MAKVLPDPLFISPNLTLSRAQASDVPSIQSMVNAAYEKYTPRISKPPAPMTADYPSLLTTHDIFILRTSQSPVGALVLQHEPDSDAVKIENLVVDPSAQGRGYGKVLMRYAEDFARSRGSNALELYTNVKMFENLGLYLKMGFVETARREEDGFERVYFRKELE, from the coding sequence ATGGCCAAGGTATTGCCTGACCCTCTATTCATCTCGCCAAACCTCACGCTCTCCCGCGCCCAAGCGAGTGACGTACCCTCAATTCAATCGATGGTCAACGCAGCATATGAGAAATACACCCCCCGAATCAGCaaacctccagctccaatGACAGCAGACTACCCATCTCTACTCACAACCCAcgacatcttcatccttcgcACCTCTCAATCCCCCGTCGGCGCGCTCGTTCTCCAGCACGAACCAGACTCCGACGCCGTTAAGATCGAGAACTTGGTCGTTGACCCAAGCGCACAAGGTCGAGGCTACGGGAAGGTATTGATGCGCTATGCAGAAGACTTTGCGAGGTCGCGAGGTAGCAATGCGTTGGAGCTGTACACGAATGtcaagatgtttgagaatCTGGGGCTGTATCTTAAGATGGGGTTTGTAGAGACTGCGCGGAGGGAGGAGGATGGCTTTGAACGCGTGTATTTCCGTAAAGAGTTAGAATAA
- a CDS encoding related to integral membrane protein, whose protein sequence is MSQNNSTPSTPPSTATPGVPTAVIEPSNNINGPKQLANKCCWHVVAMKNPDAKDILVRSALVQNGLVLMVAGVSNTRDHSDDPRHRAPQSSTADTKAKITTQRYLYGGSVDLGGNHSGFLTCVCGPPRIRSECSYDVGGLSWRICQFGVDIEAALLAVYLQVFPEFMVKRRRFLWATIWFVGASYVITVVILFCICLPISRNWDIRPSRTCPKWTYAVTFHVGWGLSFLGDLLALHVRRTLRLGIYFTFLLGTVNMAVSLVRFVVIWKAGADSSISLSTIVLWSTLDVNIGLVVACLPSLRPYFGSRTMSQEQSRESNSWDSSRKHSGFGNRTICFHSKQRGSEAWPSSSGSHARYSSIDQTVVGSLGDTKGFKEANDVELRVLPGARTRGVSYGG, encoded by the exons ATGTCTCAGAACAACTCAACCCCCAGCACGCCTCCCAGCACTGCTACGCCTGGAGTACCAACGGCAGTCATCGAACCTTCGAACAATATCAACGGTCCCAAGCAGCTTGCTAACAAG TGCTGTTGGCATGTTGTCGCGATGAAGAATCCAGACGCAAAGGATATTCTTGTAAGGTCTGCGCTTGTACAGAACGGACTGGTGCTAATGGTTGCAGGTGTCTCAAATACTCGTGATCATAGCGAcgatcctcgtcatcgcgCGCCTCAATCTTCGACTGCGGATACAAAAGCGAAAATTACTACTCAGCGATATCTTTATGGTGGCAGCGTGGATCTCGGCGGTAATCACAGCGGCTTTCTCACCTGCGTTTGCGGTCCTCCACGCATTCGATCCGAGTGTTCATACGACGTTGGAGGGCTATCATGGAGGATCTGCcaatttggtgttgatattgAAG CTGCTCTTCTGGCAGTTTATCTACAAGTATTTCCCGAGTTTATGGTCAAGAGGCGCAGATTTCTTTGGGCAACGATTTGGTTTGTTGGAGCCAGTTATGTTATCACTGTCGTGATATTATTCTGCATTTGTCTCCCCATAAGCCGAAACTG GGATATCAGGCCTTCGAGGACATGTCCGAAGTGGACATATGCTGTCACCTTTCACGTTGGCTGGGGACTGTCATTTCTGGGAGATTTGCTAG CTCTTCACGTCAGAAGAACCTTGAGACTCGGTATATACTTCACCTTCCTCCTGGGCACCGTCAACATGGCTGTTAGTCTAGTCCGCTTTGTCGTGATCTGGAAGGCCGGAGCAGACTCGAGTATATCACTAAGTACAATTG TTCTTTGGAGCACTTTAGATGTCAACATAGGTCTCGTCGTCGCTTGCCTCCCGTCACTGCGCCCATATTTTGGATCACGAACAATGTCCCAAGAACAAAGTCGAGAGAGCAACAGCTGGGATTCAAGCAGGAAACATTCAGGGTTTGGTAACCGAACGATATGCTTTCACTCTAAGCAGCGAGGTAGCGAGGCGTGGCCATCCTCGTCAGGCAGCCATGCGAGATACTCGTCGATAGACCAGACGGTCGTTGGGTCTTTGGGTGATACAAAAGGGTTCAAGGAGGCGAATGATGTTGAGCTGAGAGTTCTACCGGGAGCCAGAACGAGGGGCGTAAGTTATGGTGGATAA
- a CDS encoding endo-1,4-beta-xylanase: MVSFKSLLLAASALTGALARPFDFLDEQDDGNSTSVLEARQVTGNSEGYHNGYFYSWWSDGGGYANYRMGEGSHYQVDWRNTGNFVGGKGWNPGTGRTINYGGSFSPQGNGYLCVYGWTRSPLVEYYVIENYGTYNPGSAGQHKGTVYNDGDTYDLYQTTRYQQPSIDGIQTFNQYWAIRRNKRSSGAVNMQTIFNAWSSAGMRLGNHYYQILATEGYQSSGSSSIYVQTK; this comes from the exons ATGGTCTCCTTCAAgtctctcctcctcgccgccTCGGCACTCACTGGAGCTCTCGCTCGCCCCTTTGACTTCCTCGACGAGCAAGACGACGGCAACTCCACCTCCGTACTCGAGGCCCGCCAGGTCACCGGCAATTCTGAAGGCTACCACAACGGATACTTCTACTCTTGGTGGTCCGATGGTGGTGGCTATGCCAACTACCGAATGGGCGAGGGGAGCCACTACCAGGTTGATTGGCGCAACACTGGTAACTTTGTTGGTGGAAAGGGTTGGAACCCTGGTACTGGCCG AACCATCAACTATGGCGGTTCTTTCAGCCCTCAGGGTAACGGCTACCTCTGCGTCTACGGCTGGACTCGCAGCCCTCTCGTTGAGTACTAC GTTATCGAGAACTACGGCACTTACAACCCTGGCTCTGCTGGCCAACACAAGGGCACTGTCTACAACGACGGCGACACCTACGATCTCTACCAGACCACCCGCTACCAGCAGCCCTCCATCGACGGTATCCAGACCTTCAACCAGTACTGGGCCATCCGCCGCAACAAGCGCAGCAGCGGCGCTGTCAACATGCAGACTATCTTCAATGCTTGGTCATCGGCTGGTATGAGACTTGGAAACCACTACTACCAGATCCTGGCTACCGAGGGATACCAGAGCAGTGGATCTTCGTCTATCTATGTCCAGACTAAGTAA
- a CDS encoding gibberellin synthesis family protein: MTPEEIQSYLRSLAAPLRNDIPTPLLHRPSEAGLEYQDVFFPSEDGITLEAWYIPRPGSNKLIIVNHPLRCNRSGFPAHLEPWKAFLGGSMTGNDFELNFIPDLKILHEAGYNVLAYDMRNFGNSGQANGGISGTGHFESRDVVGSLNYVRSREDTKDMTVGLFSRCLGGIATFFAIHRRPEIFKDVRCLLVPEPLSYRPFVERALEITSLDDHFDEVNRLVKIQSSFDIDELSPIPIMGSVRIPTFIYSVRNDILTKESDVQTMYDRIPVEDKRLHWVDGTVRMKGYTHFQENPQMFVEWLAQHMT; the protein is encoded by the coding sequence ATGACACCTGAAGAAATCCAGAGCTACCTTCGAAGTCTCGCTGCCCCTCTGCGTAATGACATACCCACGCCTCTACTCCATCGACCTAGCGAGGCCGGCCTTGAGTACCAGGATGTCTTCTTTCCAAGCGAAGATGGCATTACCCTTGAGGCCTGGTATATCCCAAGACCTGGCTCGAACAAGCTTATTATCGTTAATCACCCGCTTCGCTGCAACCGATCGGGATTCCCCGCTCACCTCGAGCCCTGGAAGGCCTTCCTCGGCGGCTCCATGACTGGCAATGATTTCGAACTTAACTTCATTCCCGACTTGAAGATATTGCACGAAGCTGGCTACAACGTACTCGCTTATGACATGCGTAATTTCGGTAACAGCGGACAGGCCAACGGTGGCATTTCCGGTACTGGGCACTTCGAGTCCAGGGATGTAGTTGGCTCGTTGAACTATGTCCGCAGCCGAGAGGATACCAAAGACATGACTGTTGGCCTCTTCAGTCGTTGTCTTGGCGGTATAGCGACCTTTTTTGCCATTCACCGTCGGCCAGAAATATTCAAGGATGTCCGCTGTTTACTCGTACCGGAACCACTCTCGTATCGACCTTTTGTCGAAAGGGCCCTCGAGATCACTAGTCTTGACGACCACTTCGACGAGGTAAACAGATTGGTCAAGATTCAATCAAGTTTCGACATTGACGAGCTCTCTCCTATACCAATCATGGGGAGTGTCCGTATCCCAACATTCATTTACTCTGTACGCAACGATATTCTGACAAAGGAGAGCGATGTACAAACCATGTATGACAGAATCCCTGTTGAGGATAAGCGATTGCATTGGGTTGATGGAACAGTTCGTATGAAGGGTTACACGCACTTCCAAGAGAATCCTCAGATGTTTGTTGAGTGGTTGGCTCAACACATGACATGA
- a CDS encoding related to alanine racemase has protein sequence MAVPQRHTPPMEELRQFYVGKSIHDVPKPAVILDRARINRHCQSMLNAVETLGLGFRAHVKTHKTIEATHLQVGQGSGDVKLIVSTLAEIEHLLPLLKEYRNAGRRLDILYGLPLPRSQISRLAALGAELGQGSISVLIDHPSQLDSVKTFSRHAKFPARVFLKVDTGYHRAGLPPTAMNKNGLIEVLAQLEANGEAELLGLYSHSSLSYKDTTAEQAMANLEGEIQGCLDAVNAHARLFSKDKELVISVGASPQVTAVENLVTSQGDLPPAAQSLRKSIKALTMGNPGGLQTRLELHAGVYSILDMQQVSTNSRRELGSFEEEIAISIIAEVCSVYNDNERSQPEALVAVGCLGLGREPCAAYPGWGVISQSSYKKTSDNARRLIINRISQEHSIAAWEHADGEDMYSLPPVPLEVGQDVVIFPNHACVAGALYGWYLIVESSEGDTTKIVDVWVRASGW, from the exons ATGGCGGTCCCTCAAAGACATACCCCTCCAATGGAAGAGTTGCGCCAATTCTACGTCGGCAAAAGCATCCATGATGTTCCCAAGCCCGCAGTCATACTAGACAGAGCCAGGATCAACCGCCATTGTCAGTCCATGCTCAATGCCGTTGAAACTCTCGGTCTCGGTTTTCGAGCGCATGTGAAGACTCATAAG ACAATAGAGGCAACACATCTCCAAGTCGGCCAAGGAAGTGGCGATGTCAAGCTCATTGTATCAACTCTAGCGGAGATTGAGCATCTCCTACCTCTCCTCAAAGAGTATAGAAATGCAGGTCGGCGTCTTGATATCCTCTACGGCCTTCCTTTACCCCGCTCGCAAATCTCACGACTGGCAGCACTTGGCGCCGAGTTGGGGCAAGGGAGCATCTCTGTGCTTATCGATCACCCATCCCAGCTCGATTCTGTCAAAACGTTCTCGCGACATGCCAAGTTTCCCGCGAGAGTGTTCCTCAAGGTCGACACGGGGTATCATCGTGCAGGATTACCGCCAACAGCTATGAACAAGAACGGTCTCATTGAGGTACTTGCACAGCTTGAGGCCAATGGTGAGGCTGAGTTGCTCGGACTGTACTCCCATAGTAGTTTAAGCTACAAGGACACAACTGCCGAGCAAGCCATGGCGAACCTTGAAGGAGAGATTCAGGGCTGCCTTGACGCAGTCAACGCCCATGCTCGGCTCTTCTCCAAGGACAAAGAGCTTGTCATCAGCGTTGGGGCATCTCCCCAGGTAACAGCAGTTGAGAACCTTGTTACGTCACAAGGGGACTTGCCACCAGCAGCTCAGTCTCTACGCAAGTCAATAAAAGCTCTCACAATGGGGAATCCTGGTGGACTTCAGACCAGGCTCGAGCTTCACGCTGGTGTATACTCGATCCTTGACATGCAACAAGTATCAACCAACTCGAGGAGAGAACTGGGATCCTTTGAAGAGGAGATTGCTATTTCCATCATTGCTGAAGTTTGCAGTGTCTACAATGACAATGAGAGGTCGCAGCCTGAAGCATTGGTTGCTGTTGGatgtcttggacttggccgCGAACCGTGCGCCGCATACCCAGGTTGGGGGGTCATCAGTCAATCGTCTTATAAAAAGACATCCGATAATGCTAGACGTTTGATCATTAATAGAATCAGCCAGGAACACTCCATCGCGGCATGGGAACACGCTGACGGCGAGGATATGTACTCTTTGCCCCCGGTGCCGTTGGAGGTTGGACAGGATGTCGTCATATTCCCGAACCATGCTTGCGTTGCCGGAGCTTTGTATGGATGGTATCTCATCGTTGAATCTTCGGAAGGAGATACGACTAAGATTGTTGACGTATGGGTTCGAGCTAGTGGATGGTAG